GCATGTGCTTTGCTACTGCGCTAAGTGTGTACATATCACCGTGTCTTGTAGCAGTCGCTGTCAATTACATGTTTGTCTCCCATGCATAACTATGTGTATATGTTGACTGATGTTCATGCACGCATAAGTGAACACACAAGACCAACCTGCAGATATGTACCAGGTAGCACTAAGTTGCACATGGCGTGTAGCTCCTCCAATATTGTGTGCTGTATACTATTGGCATCAGTTTATTGCAGACTATATATATAGTGCAGTACCAAGCCATTGATCTAGGGTTTCATCCCCCCTTACTTAGCCGTTGATTGCATATATGCATGCGGCTAGTTATACATCGATCATATAGTATGCATATATGTAGTGTATGTGTTGCCAATATATAGATACTGCTTAATTAATTCGTGGCTGGCTTCTTATGACAAACTATATACTAGTAAACTAGCCACGTTGGATAATTTGCTGACTTGGCGGCGGGTGGCGTACGAGGGCCATGGGTAGATCAATTGTACATCCTCCTGCCGCCAGAGCCGGCCTCACGCTGGCAGTTGAAGTAGACGGCGGCGACAGGCGGGCCGAGGTTGTAGAGCTCGGCGAAGTCCCTGGTGTTGAAGTTCTGGCGCCACCCGGGAGCGTACACGGTCTGCCGGCCGAGCTGCTGGAAGAGCACGAGCACGAAGCGATGGATCCCCATGGTCGGACGAGGGCTCTCGTAGCACATCACCTCCTGCCCGAAGGATGCACCAGTTGTACCGGGGATATCTGTCACAAGCCTGCACACACATGTAGACACACACACATGAGCTACTGTGTATATCTAGGGACAGAGAAATTATTCAACTGAGTTACAAATTTAGTACTTACCAGTGGAGATACTCCCTAAGGTTGGGATCGCTTGGACTTGGAGCATCTGGGTCTACCATCACCTGCGGGCAGTACACGCGTGCACATCATGATCAATACTAGAGAAGTAGAGAGTACTACCGTAAATAAGCATATGTATTTAAGACCGAGCTTTAATTAGTTCGTGTGCTTGCTAGGACAAACATGAACGAAACATGTGAATAGAAGCATCGAAAATCAATGTTCcccgaaaagaaaagaaaacaagcATAGAAAATCATGATCAACACCAGAGAGCTAGCACAGAGCCATATGCAAGATGGAGCATTAGTCGTGTGCCTGCCAAGACAAACATGCTGTGAACAGAAGCATCGAGAATCATCTTCCCACACGTACTATATATATAGAGCTCGATCGATCATGTGCGTGTGGCGAGCACTTTCAGAGCTAAACATATAGGCATTAGATAGTGACTGTGTACGTACGAGTGTGTAGAAGGTCCTCATCTCATTGCCGCCCACCTCAACCCTGGGCTGCTGGGCGACCATGGACGGCTTGAGCTCGCAGCCGTTGGACACGGTCCTGTTCCCGAAGGTCACCCTGAGGTTGGTGGTCCGGATGAAGGGGTCCAGCACGTCCCCCACAACCCTGCCAACCACCAGCGGGTCCCTGTCCCTCCCGGCCATTCCCCCTTCCTTCTTAGTATAGATCGACCGGCCTGCTAGCTAGGATACGAGGGAGCAAGCAGCAGAGGTTCTCTGGAGCAGGAGTAAGCTGTGAATTGaggaggtggtgatgatgagTGTTGCCCCACGGCCGGTGGCCACTTTATATAGGACCGAAAAGCTCAGGCAGGGTACATGTCCATGTCCAGACCAGTTCAGCCGCTGCTCGCCGCTCTAGTACTCCTTGGCGCTGCCGAGCTGGCGTGGCCACGGAATCTCGTCGCCTCCCTCTGTAGAATTGCTTCTGTGGACGTGGTGCAACCGGCAGCGCTTTTGACCCCCACAGCCACAGGCAGCAGCGAGAGACCGATGGATGGATCTGTCTGCCGTAATATAAGCTCCTGATGATGATCACCACGCAAATTAATGGTGGTTTCCAGGCGGTGCGTGCTCGGGTGTAGGTTGGCGTTGCGTCTGGGGCCGTGGGCCGACCGGCGGTCACGCCGCGGCCGGCCGGCAGGCGGGCACAGGGAATGTCTGCCAATTAGCTAGCGCGAGACGGTGACCGGGGTGCATGCTTCCTTGGCTCGATTTGATGTAAGCTTCATCAGCTGCCGCCGGCCGTAGCCGGGCAGGTGTCGAAAGCCGACCTGTTTCACGTGCATGGTGACGACGGGGAGGGAGAGCAAGATCACACAGCCTCGGATGGGTCGTACGGGGGAGATCATTGGAGGGCAGGGTTATTCTTTCAGCTGTGGGCGCGGGGCTAGCTCTGTGTGTTGGTCGGAAAGGATGAAGAAGACGGACTTTCCCGAAACGTTAGCTTAAACGGGACGCGTGCCGTATTAGGAAAAAAGACCCCCCACGATCATTTTCCCGCGAGAATATATGTACAGTGCCGGGCCAGGCTCAAGGACGACGATAATGCTCCACCTGTCCCTCGGCTCGAAATAAActctttgttttttttcttcttctgaaTTTCTTTTTAATATACCCTCCACTTTTGTTGCCCTGGTTCTCTTTGAGCGCATCTTTTACTACCCTATATCTTTCCCTTCGGATTCTTTTTAATCCAAGGTATATGAGCTGCGGAAATCATATTGAAACAAATTAATAATACAAATGCTATCTGGCGAACATTTCCTGAGAGGGGATTGCAAGTGAAAGCATTTTTCTGTCAGTTTTAGTTGCGATGCAAGATCAAAAGATGGTGGTTTCTGTCTATTTTGCCTCAATTTTCCTTCTAGAAACTGCAACGCATCtttgaagaaactgccagcaaaaacgttTGCAAATGCCACCCCTCACGATGAACGTTCGCCAGCTATTGAGGTCCATTAGTAAACACGTGTTTAAAATATCTAAAACTGATATAGGATGTTCTCAGCTTACATTTAGGGAACAATGAAGCTATAAGTTACCTGACAACCAGGTACAAAAAGAATGTTTTTGAATTGAACTTAACACGACGACACCAACATTTAGCAAAAATGTGAAATATGAATTAGATGTTTTTGCTTCAATAGTACAACACATATACTATCCTTGTCCATATAGAAATTAACATTGGAAAATTAATGTGTGATCGACATGCATGACTTGATTCACCAGGGAAAAAGGCATGCATGAATTGACGAGGTGGCATGATTTGTATGGACATATTAATGCACAAAACATAAGTTATGAGTACATGCCACACAATTTAGGTCGTACGACTATCAATAATTGAGGTGATGTGAAAGCACGTGTGAGAGAAATTAAGTAGCGGCGGCTTGCTATTTAGATATAGAAAATACCTTCTCTACTGGAAATTTTATAGTCAATGGTATGAGACGCTCTATAGAAGAGAGAAATATCCTTTTTGGCAGTATTTTATATCATTAGGTTTTTCaggttcatctaattatttactTTTAGATGTACTTTCTTTAGTTTCTTTTGAGAAAAATTTCGATCTATTCATTAACTGTCAAAGTAGTACAAAGAACATCagaagtaaaaaattacatccaagTATGTAAAGACACTTTGGAAATGTCTTAATCCAAACATTGAAAGCTTTGAGAACCCACATTGATTGTACGTAGTAGTTCAATCTGGAATTTATTAAATCATATTTGTTGAGTAACGTGATTGTATTGGAAATATAGGATAGAGTAGGAAGTATTCTgacttgtcttgtactccaagtagatcatgtactcctatatatatgcccacgaggctcaagcaatacatcaACTATTTCACCAATCTCTCTCCGACTCCTCGACATGGCGTACAACTCGTGCAGGTCTCTCGTCTATGCATGCCCGGTGCCggcaacaccgatgcgtgccttcatccacgacgtTTCCACAGGCCTGACAAGCCTGGTCGGCGCTTCatcaacttcgtcttcgtccgtctacgcatgcccggtgctggcaacaccgatgcgtgccttcgtccacgatgTGTCCTCGGGCTCGGCAAACCCGACACGACGCATCATCAACAACGTCTTCTCCCGGCGCACCACTACTTCAACGCCACTGCGCCTATGACTAACACGGCGCCTCCTTGCACCCGCGGCTCCATGAcgacttcctcgacaccggctaccccgactcgacatcgaccacggcgtTCTTCGCACGGCCACCTCGTCCATGGCTACACCACCTATGCTCTCGGCTACCTCGAcaacggcacaaagggctaccgccttgcttgagcaacctcgtcggttaccactccagccacgacttccgcgatgcatcgaccgttacgactgtggggggTTGTCCGCcggcttgccttcggattcttctccagtctcaccgtctgcgtcgctaccgttgtgactgcaGGGGATGTTGAGTAACGTGATTGTATTGGAAATACAGGATAGACTAGGAAGTATTCTGTCTTGTTttgtactccaagtagatcatgtactcatatatatatgcccacgaggctcaagcaatacatcaACTATTTCACCaatctctctctcccttctaacaatATTTATATGTATGTCTAGAAATATTTTGGCCGTATTATAATTTTATTGGTCACTGCACATATATTTCCAAGAATCTAGTATTCCATGATTATTCATGAGTTATCTTTAGTTGTCCCTAAATACAACCTCAACTTGGCTCAATGAATGTGTGATTCATCTGCTGAACTTTAAGTCGTACGATGTTCTCTAATGTCTCTAGTCACTGAGGGTGTTAGGACACACATCCAAAGACTAGTACGATTATCAACAGATTAGGAGGCTCCATTGTTACTGATGGGGAGCCTTGCGGATCTGCGAGCAGAAAGTCGTGGTCACTGACGGGCTGCTAAGGCGACCAGACATAGGAGAAGGGGATTTCGTTCTATGGGGTTCTGGAACCCCGGGTTGACTACCCACCGCTGGTCAAAATTACTTCCTGGGCATCAGTGGAGATCCCCTTAGCGGGTCTGGTTTGTATCTCCGTTGACGACCTATGAGGTGCATGTCAACGATAGTCAACCCCACCATGGATCGATATGTGTTTGGGGCTCAATAGAAGATCAATCTGCATTAATATAGGGAAATTATTCTTCACCTTATAAAACTGAGTTTTTGCATCCATCGTATTCATGGGTTGATGCACAGCGCCATAAAATTTGACTAAAAATAATGGTAATAAAATTTACTTTACATATGGTCTTTTAGAcgtcaaatttaaagtcccaagtgGCAAAAGATGCATTAAATAAACTCAAAGAGATAAATGGAGAGAGAAAGTTGATATGTCTATTTTGATCCCTCTTGTACGAGATGCTAGCTAGGAATCCGGATGCTCTTTCTGCTCacattctgtttgcatactagtACAAGGCATATGCTAATTCTCCTATTGCAATTTAACCAACCTAAATATTTTGGAATATTGTACCGTTTGTGGTGAAAAAATTGTACAGTTACTAACTTCCCTGTCAGTTAATGACCGGAGCATCTAGGCACATTCAACCGGTAAGGCTATCATGCTGTAGCACAAAAGTCATGTCCCTTTCTCATCTACCTTTCCTTTTATCGATGACCAGTGAGGCTAAAGTCCAAAAAAGCATCTGTTTTTTAGTTAGTTCTTATTAGCTTCGAAATCTGCATATCTTTTTCTGCCTTTTTGTCCCACCTAGCTAACCTCCCCCTTCCAAATATCGTACGTTTGCAGCTCAATTAATGGCCAGCTTACTTTCAGAAAAAAACCCAGCTAGTGTACTGACCAACTCCAAAATCTAAGAGGGAAATCAAAACTAATGGCTCCTTTGGCCAAAGGAAAAGTGGAGAGAAAATATAGAAATATTTTCCCCTATGATGGTACTATTTATGtttttggttcaaaggaatggagcaaacaAAAATTGAGGCCATTTTCTTTGATCCCAG
This sequence is a window from Aegilops tauschii subsp. strangulata cultivar AL8/78 chromosome 7, Aet v6.0, whole genome shotgun sequence. Protein-coding genes within it:
- the LOC109785977 gene encoding protein VERNALIZATION 3; amino-acid sequence: MAGRDRDPLVVGRVVGDVLDPFIRTTNLRVTFGNRTVSNGCELKPSMVAQQPRVEVGGNEMRTFYTLVMVDPDAPSPSDPNLREYLHWLVTDIPGTTGASFGQEVMCYESPRPTMGIHRFVLVLFQQLGRQTVYAPGWRQNFNTRDFAELYNLGPPVAAVYFNCQREAGSGGRRMYN